From a single Loxodonta africana isolate mLoxAfr1 chromosome 9, mLoxAfr1.hap2, whole genome shotgun sequence genomic region:
- the CRAT gene encoding carnitine O-acetyltransferase isoform X1: MLAFAARTLVKPLGFLKPTSLTRVSGRFKAHQDALPRLPVPSLQQSLDHYLKALQPIVSEEEWTQTKQLVDEFRTPGGVGARLQKGLERRAKKTENWLSEWWLKTAYLQYRQPVVICSSPGLVLPKQDFVDLQGQLRFAAKLIEGVLDFKAMIDNETLPVEYLGGRPLCMSQYYQILSSCRMPGPKQDSVINFSETKKPPMHITVVHNNQFFELDVYHSDGTPFTSDQIFTQLEKIWNSSLQTNKEPVGILTSNHRNSWAKAYNTLTKDKVNRESVRSIQKSIFTVCLDAPMPRVSEDVYRNHVAGQMLHGGGGKLNSGNRWFDKTLQFIVAEDGSCGLVYEHAAAEGPPIVALVDHVIEFTKKPELVRSPMVPLPMPKKLRFNITPEIKSDIEKAKQNLSIMIQDLDIMIVLFHHFGKDFPKSEKMSPDAFIQMALQLAYYRIYGQACATYESASLRMFHLGRTDTIRSASMDSLAFVKAMDDSNVTDHQKVELLRKAVQAHRAYTDLAIHGEAFDRHLLGLKLQAIEDLVSMPDIFMDTSYAIAMHFNLSTSQVPAKTDCVMLFGPVVPDGYGVCYNPMEGHINFSVSAYNSCAETNAARLAHYLEKALLDMRALMQSHPRAKL, translated from the exons ATGTTGGCCTTCGCTGCCAGGACCCTG GTGAAGCCCTTAGGCTTCCTCAAGCCCACCTCCCTGACGAGGGTTTCCGGCCGCTTCAAGGCCCACCAGGATGCGCTGCCCCGGCTGCCCGTGCCTTCACTCCAGCAGTCCCTGGACCATTACCTCAAGGCACTACAGCCCATTGTGAGCGAGGAGGAGTGGACTCAAaccaagcagctggtggatgagTTTCGGACCCCAGGGGGTGTTGGGGCCCGCCTGCAGAAGGGTCTGGAGCGCAGGGCCAAGAAGACAGAGAACTGG CTGTCCGAGTGGTGGCTCAAGACGGCCTACCTTCAGTACCGTCAGCCTGTGGTCATCTGCTCCAGTCCCGGCCTGGTGCTGCCCAAACAGGACTTTGTGGATCTGCAGGGTCAGCTCCG GTTTGCTGCTAAACTCATCGAGGGTGTGTTGGATTTCAAGGCCATGATTGACAA TGAGACCCTGCCCGTGGAGTACCTGGGCGGGAGGCCGCTGTGCATGAGCCAGTACTATCAGATCCTGTCCTCCTGCCGCATGCCAGGCCCCAAGCAGGACTCAGTCATCAACTTCAGCGAGACCAAGAAGCCGCCCATGCATATCACCGTGGTGCACAACAACCAG TTTTTTGAGCTGGACGTATACCACAGCGATGGGACGCCCTTCACCTCAGATCAGATCTtcacacagctggagaaaatatGGAATTCGTCATTGCAGACCAACAAAGAACCCGTGGGCATCCTCACTTCCAACCACCGGAACTCCTGGGCCAAGGCATACAACACGCTCACCAAAG ACAAGGTGAACCGAGAGTCAGTGCGGTCCATCCAGAAGAGTATCTTTACCGTGTGCCTGGACGCACCCATGCCTCGGGTCTCGGAAGATGTATACCGCAACCATGTGGCCGGCCAGATGCTGCATGGTGGTGGTGGCAAGCTCAACAGTGGCAACCGCTGGTTCGACAAGACGCTGCAG TTCATAGTGGCAGAAGATGGCTCCTGTGGGCTTGTATATGAGCATGCAGCTGCGGAGGGGCCCCCCATTGTCGCTCTTGTAGACCACGTCATTGAGTTCAC GAAGAAGCCTGAGCTTGTGAGGTCTCCTATGGTGCCCCTGCCCATGCCCAAGAAGCTGCGGTTCAACATCACCCCAGAGATCAAGAGTGACATCGAGAAGGCCAAGCAGAACCTTAGCAT CATGATCCAGGACCTAGACATCATGATAGTATTATTCCACCATTTTGGAAAGGACTTCCCCAAGTCAGAGAAGATGAGCCCCGACGCCTTCATCCAGATGGCCCTGCAGCTGGCCTACTACAG GATCTACGGGCAGGCGTGTGCCACATATGAAAGTGCCTCCCTGCGCATGTTCCACCTGGGCCGCACAGACACCATCCGCTCAGCCTCCATGGACTCACTTGCCTTCGTCAAGGCCATGGATGACTCCAATGTGACA gATCACCAGAAGGTGGAGCTGCTGCGGAAGGCCGTGCAGGCCCATCGAGCTTATACTGACCTG GCCATCCATGGGGAGGCCTTCGACCGGCACCTGCTGGGCCTGAAGCTGCAGGCCATTGAGGACCTGGTGAGCATGCCTGACATCTTCATGGACACCTCCTATGCCATTGCCATGCACTTCAACCTCTCCACCAGCCAG GTCCCTGCCAAGACAGACTGTGTCATGCTCTTTGGGCCTGTGGTCCCAGACGGATATGGTGTCTGCTATAACCCCATGGAGGGGCACATCAACTTCTCTGTGTCAGCCTACAACAGCTGTGCTGAGACCAACGCTGCTCGCCTGGCACACTACCTGGAGAAGGCCCTCCTGGACATGCGTGCACTGATGCAGAGCCACCCCCGGGCCAAGCTCTGA
- the CRAT gene encoding carnitine O-acetyltransferase isoform X2, translating into MEDGQRGEKVKPLGFLKPTSLTRVSGRFKAHQDALPRLPVPSLQQSLDHYLKALQPIVSEEEWTQTKQLVDEFRTPGGVGARLQKGLERRAKKTENWLSEWWLKTAYLQYRQPVVICSSPGLVLPKQDFVDLQGQLRFAAKLIEGVLDFKAMIDNETLPVEYLGGRPLCMSQYYQILSSCRMPGPKQDSVINFSETKKPPMHITVVHNNQFFELDVYHSDGTPFTSDQIFTQLEKIWNSSLQTNKEPVGILTSNHRNSWAKAYNTLTKDKVNRESVRSIQKSIFTVCLDAPMPRVSEDVYRNHVAGQMLHGGGGKLNSGNRWFDKTLQFIVAEDGSCGLVYEHAAAEGPPIVALVDHVIEFTKKPELVRSPMVPLPMPKKLRFNITPEIKSDIEKAKQNLSIMIQDLDIMIVLFHHFGKDFPKSEKMSPDAFIQMALQLAYYRIYGQACATYESASLRMFHLGRTDTIRSASMDSLAFVKAMDDSNVTDHQKVELLRKAVQAHRAYTDLAIHGEAFDRHLLGLKLQAIEDLVSMPDIFMDTSYAIAMHFNLSTSQVPAKTDCVMLFGPVVPDGYGVCYNPMEGHINFSVSAYNSCAETNAARLAHYLEKALLDMRALMQSHPRAKL; encoded by the exons ATGGAGGACGGGCAGCGGGGAGAGAAG GTGAAGCCCTTAGGCTTCCTCAAGCCCACCTCCCTGACGAGGGTTTCCGGCCGCTTCAAGGCCCACCAGGATGCGCTGCCCCGGCTGCCCGTGCCTTCACTCCAGCAGTCCCTGGACCATTACCTCAAGGCACTACAGCCCATTGTGAGCGAGGAGGAGTGGACTCAAaccaagcagctggtggatgagTTTCGGACCCCAGGGGGTGTTGGGGCCCGCCTGCAGAAGGGTCTGGAGCGCAGGGCCAAGAAGACAGAGAACTGG CTGTCCGAGTGGTGGCTCAAGACGGCCTACCTTCAGTACCGTCAGCCTGTGGTCATCTGCTCCAGTCCCGGCCTGGTGCTGCCCAAACAGGACTTTGTGGATCTGCAGGGTCAGCTCCG GTTTGCTGCTAAACTCATCGAGGGTGTGTTGGATTTCAAGGCCATGATTGACAA TGAGACCCTGCCCGTGGAGTACCTGGGCGGGAGGCCGCTGTGCATGAGCCAGTACTATCAGATCCTGTCCTCCTGCCGCATGCCAGGCCCCAAGCAGGACTCAGTCATCAACTTCAGCGAGACCAAGAAGCCGCCCATGCATATCACCGTGGTGCACAACAACCAG TTTTTTGAGCTGGACGTATACCACAGCGATGGGACGCCCTTCACCTCAGATCAGATCTtcacacagctggagaaaatatGGAATTCGTCATTGCAGACCAACAAAGAACCCGTGGGCATCCTCACTTCCAACCACCGGAACTCCTGGGCCAAGGCATACAACACGCTCACCAAAG ACAAGGTGAACCGAGAGTCAGTGCGGTCCATCCAGAAGAGTATCTTTACCGTGTGCCTGGACGCACCCATGCCTCGGGTCTCGGAAGATGTATACCGCAACCATGTGGCCGGCCAGATGCTGCATGGTGGTGGTGGCAAGCTCAACAGTGGCAACCGCTGGTTCGACAAGACGCTGCAG TTCATAGTGGCAGAAGATGGCTCCTGTGGGCTTGTATATGAGCATGCAGCTGCGGAGGGGCCCCCCATTGTCGCTCTTGTAGACCACGTCATTGAGTTCAC GAAGAAGCCTGAGCTTGTGAGGTCTCCTATGGTGCCCCTGCCCATGCCCAAGAAGCTGCGGTTCAACATCACCCCAGAGATCAAGAGTGACATCGAGAAGGCCAAGCAGAACCTTAGCAT CATGATCCAGGACCTAGACATCATGATAGTATTATTCCACCATTTTGGAAAGGACTTCCCCAAGTCAGAGAAGATGAGCCCCGACGCCTTCATCCAGATGGCCCTGCAGCTGGCCTACTACAG GATCTACGGGCAGGCGTGTGCCACATATGAAAGTGCCTCCCTGCGCATGTTCCACCTGGGCCGCACAGACACCATCCGCTCAGCCTCCATGGACTCACTTGCCTTCGTCAAGGCCATGGATGACTCCAATGTGACA gATCACCAGAAGGTGGAGCTGCTGCGGAAGGCCGTGCAGGCCCATCGAGCTTATACTGACCTG GCCATCCATGGGGAGGCCTTCGACCGGCACCTGCTGGGCCTGAAGCTGCAGGCCATTGAGGACCTGGTGAGCATGCCTGACATCTTCATGGACACCTCCTATGCCATTGCCATGCACTTCAACCTCTCCACCAGCCAG GTCCCTGCCAAGACAGACTGTGTCATGCTCTTTGGGCCTGTGGTCCCAGACGGATATGGTGTCTGCTATAACCCCATGGAGGGGCACATCAACTTCTCTGTGTCAGCCTACAACAGCTGTGCTGAGACCAACGCTGCTCGCCTGGCACACTACCTGGAGAAGGCCCTCCTGGACATGCGTGCACTGATGCAGAGCCACCCCCGGGCCAAGCTCTGA
- the DOLPP1 gene encoding dolichyldiphosphatase 1 isoform X8: MAADGLCSLPASWRPVTLTHVEYPAGDLSGHVLAYLSLSPVFVIVGFVTLIIFKRELHTISFLGGLGLNEGVNWLIKHVFQEPRPCGGLHMAVSTKYGMPSSHSQFMWFFSVYSFLFLYLRMHQTNNARFLDLLWRHVLSLSLLTTALLVSYSRPVSEFFLIRDTSLIPNVLWFEYTVTRAEARNRQRKLGTKLQ, translated from the exons ATGGCAGCGGACGGATTGTGCTCGCTCCCCGCTTCATGGCGGCCGGTGACCCTCACCCACGTCGAATATCCTGCAG GTGATCTCTCAGGCCACGTCCTTGCCTACCTGAGCCTTAGCCCTGTGTTTGTCATTGTTGGTTTCGTGACCCTCATCATATTCAAGCGGGAGTTGCACACG ATCTCATTCCTTGGGGGCTTGGGACTGAACGAGGGGGTCAACTGGCTGATCAAACACGTCTTCCAGGAGCCACGGCCCTGTGGAG GTCTCCACATGGCAGTGAGCACTAAATATGGGATGCCCTCCAGCCATTCCCAGTTTATGTGGTTCttctccgtgtattccttccttttcctgtaTTTAAG AATGCATCAAACAAACAACGCCAGGTTCCTGGACTTGCTATGGAGGCACGTGCTCTCCCTGAGTCTCCTCACTACGGCCTTACTAGTCTCCTATAGCAG GCCTGTCTCTGAGTTCTTCCTAATCCGAGATACAAGCCTCATTCCCAACGTGCTCTGGTTTGAGTACACAGTAACGCGGGCAGAAGCCAG GAACAGACAGCGCAAGCTGGGGACAAAACTACAGTGA
- the DOLPP1 gene encoding dolichyldiphosphatase 1 isoform X5 codes for MAADGLCSLPASWRPVTLTHVEYPAGDLSGHVLAYLSLSPVFVIVGFVTLIIFKRELHTISFLGGLGLNEGVNWLIKHVFQEPRPCGGLHMAVSTKYGMPSSHSQFMWFFSVYSFLFLYLRMHQTNNARFLDLLWRHVLSLSLLTTALLVSYSRVYLLYHTWSQVVYGGIAGSLMAIAWFVFTQEVLTPLFPRIAAWPVSEFFLIRDTSLIPNVLWFEYTVTRAEARNRQRKLGTKLQ; via the exons ATGGCAGCGGACGGATTGTGCTCGCTCCCCGCTTCATGGCGGCCGGTGACCCTCACCCACGTCGAATATCCTGCAG GTGATCTCTCAGGCCACGTCCTTGCCTACCTGAGCCTTAGCCCTGTGTTTGTCATTGTTGGTTTCGTGACCCTCATCATATTCAAGCGGGAGTTGCACACG ATCTCATTCCTTGGGGGCTTGGGACTGAACGAGGGGGTCAACTGGCTGATCAAACACGTCTTCCAGGAGCCACGGCCCTGTGGAG GTCTCCACATGGCAGTGAGCACTAAATATGGGATGCCCTCCAGCCATTCCCAGTTTATGTGGTTCttctccgtgtattccttccttttcctgtaTTTAAG AATGCATCAAACAAACAACGCCAGGTTCCTGGACTTGCTATGGAGGCACGTGCTCTCCCTGAGTCTCCTCACTACGGCCTTACTAGTCTCCTATAGCAG GGTCTACCTGCTGTACCACACCTGGAGCCAGGTGGTCTATGGGGGCATCGCTGGGAGCCTCATGGCCATCGCCTGGTTCGTCTTCACCCAGGAGGTCCTCACTCCGCTGTTTCCCAGGATAGCAGCCTG GCCTGTCTCTGAGTTCTTCCTAATCCGAGATACAAGCCTCATTCCCAACGTGCTCTGGTTTGAGTACACAGTAACGCGGGCAGAAGCCAG GAACAGACAGCGCAAGCTGGGGACAAAACTACAGTGA
- the DOLPP1 gene encoding dolichyldiphosphatase 1 isoform X2, whose translation MAADGLCSLPASWRPVTLTHVEYPAGDLSGHVLAYLSLSPVFVIVGFVTLIIFKRELHTVSLPPATTLYLLPRNKEEETAASQISFLGGLGLNEGVNWLIKHVFQEPRPCGGLHMAVSTKYGMPSSHSQFMWFFSVYSFLFLYLRMHQTNNARFLDLLWRHVLSLSLLTTALLVSYSRVYLLYHTWSQVVYGGIAGSLMAIAWFVFTQEVLTPLFPRIAAWPVSEFFLIRDTSLIPNVLWFEYTVTRAEARNRQRKLGTKLQ comes from the exons ATGGCAGCGGACGGATTGTGCTCGCTCCCCGCTTCATGGCGGCCGGTGACCCTCACCCACGTCGAATATCCTGCAG GTGATCTCTCAGGCCACGTCCTTGCCTACCTGAGCCTTAGCCCTGTGTTTGTCATTGTTGGTTTCGTGACCCTCATCATATTCAAGCGGGAGTTGCACACGGTGAGTCTGCCCCCCGCCACCACCCTTTACCTGCTCCCCAGAAACAAGGAAGAGGAAACTGCGGCCTCCCAG ATCTCATTCCTTGGGGGCTTGGGACTGAACGAGGGGGTCAACTGGCTGATCAAACACGTCTTCCAGGAGCCACGGCCCTGTGGAG GTCTCCACATGGCAGTGAGCACTAAATATGGGATGCCCTCCAGCCATTCCCAGTTTATGTGGTTCttctccgtgtattccttccttttcctgtaTTTAAG AATGCATCAAACAAACAACGCCAGGTTCCTGGACTTGCTATGGAGGCACGTGCTCTCCCTGAGTCTCCTCACTACGGCCTTACTAGTCTCCTATAGCAG GGTCTACCTGCTGTACCACACCTGGAGCCAGGTGGTCTATGGGGGCATCGCTGGGAGCCTCATGGCCATCGCCTGGTTCGTCTTCACCCAGGAGGTCCTCACTCCGCTGTTTCCCAGGATAGCAGCCTG GCCTGTCTCTGAGTTCTTCCTAATCCGAGATACAAGCCTCATTCCCAACGTGCTCTGGTTTGAGTACACAGTAACGCGGGCAGAAGCCAG GAACAGACAGCGCAAGCTGGGGACAAAACTACAGTGA
- the DOLPP1 gene encoding dolichyldiphosphatase 1 isoform X6 encodes MAADGLCSLPASWRPVTLTHVEYPAGDLSGHVLAYLSLSPVFVIVGFVTLIIFKRELHTVSLPPATTLYLLPRNKEEETAASQQISFLGGLGLNEGVNWLIKHVFQEPRPCGGLHMAVSTKYGMPSSHSQFMWFFSVYSFLFLYLRMHQTNNARFLDLLWRHVLSLSLLTTALLVSYSRPVSEFFLIRDTSLIPNVLWFEYTVTRAEARNRQRKLGTKLQ; translated from the exons ATGGCAGCGGACGGATTGTGCTCGCTCCCCGCTTCATGGCGGCCGGTGACCCTCACCCACGTCGAATATCCTGCAG GTGATCTCTCAGGCCACGTCCTTGCCTACCTGAGCCTTAGCCCTGTGTTTGTCATTGTTGGTTTCGTGACCCTCATCATATTCAAGCGGGAGTTGCACACGGTGAGTCTGCCCCCCGCCACCACCCTTTACCTGCTCCCCAGAAACAAGGAAGAGGAAACTGCGGCCTCCCAG CAGATCTCATTCCTTGGGGGCTTGGGACTGAACGAGGGGGTCAACTGGCTGATCAAACACGTCTTCCAGGAGCCACGGCCCTGTGGAG GTCTCCACATGGCAGTGAGCACTAAATATGGGATGCCCTCCAGCCATTCCCAGTTTATGTGGTTCttctccgtgtattccttccttttcctgtaTTTAAG AATGCATCAAACAAACAACGCCAGGTTCCTGGACTTGCTATGGAGGCACGTGCTCTCCCTGAGTCTCCTCACTACGGCCTTACTAGTCTCCTATAGCAG GCCTGTCTCTGAGTTCTTCCTAATCCGAGATACAAGCCTCATTCCCAACGTGCTCTGGTTTGAGTACACAGTAACGCGGGCAGAAGCCAG GAACAGACAGCGCAAGCTGGGGACAAAACTACAGTGA
- the DOLPP1 gene encoding dolichyldiphosphatase 1 isoform X4 gives MAADGLCSLPASWRPVTLTHVEYPAGDLSGHVLAYLSLSPVFVIVGFVTLIIFKRELHTQISFLGGLGLNEGVNWLIKHVFQEPRPCGGLHMAVSTKYGMPSSHSQFMWFFSVYSFLFLYLRMHQTNNARFLDLLWRHVLSLSLLTTALLVSYSRVYLLYHTWSQVVYGGIAGSLMAIAWFVFTQEVLTPLFPRIAAWPVSEFFLIRDTSLIPNVLWFEYTVTRAEARNRQRKLGTKLQ, from the exons ATGGCAGCGGACGGATTGTGCTCGCTCCCCGCTTCATGGCGGCCGGTGACCCTCACCCACGTCGAATATCCTGCAG GTGATCTCTCAGGCCACGTCCTTGCCTACCTGAGCCTTAGCCCTGTGTTTGTCATTGTTGGTTTCGTGACCCTCATCATATTCAAGCGGGAGTTGCACACG CAGATCTCATTCCTTGGGGGCTTGGGACTGAACGAGGGGGTCAACTGGCTGATCAAACACGTCTTCCAGGAGCCACGGCCCTGTGGAG GTCTCCACATGGCAGTGAGCACTAAATATGGGATGCCCTCCAGCCATTCCCAGTTTATGTGGTTCttctccgtgtattccttccttttcctgtaTTTAAG AATGCATCAAACAAACAACGCCAGGTTCCTGGACTTGCTATGGAGGCACGTGCTCTCCCTGAGTCTCCTCACTACGGCCTTACTAGTCTCCTATAGCAG GGTCTACCTGCTGTACCACACCTGGAGCCAGGTGGTCTATGGGGGCATCGCTGGGAGCCTCATGGCCATCGCCTGGTTCGTCTTCACCCAGGAGGTCCTCACTCCGCTGTTTCCCAGGATAGCAGCCTG GCCTGTCTCTGAGTTCTTCCTAATCCGAGATACAAGCCTCATTCCCAACGTGCTCTGGTTTGAGTACACAGTAACGCGGGCAGAAGCCAG GAACAGACAGCGCAAGCTGGGGACAAAACTACAGTGA
- the DOLPP1 gene encoding dolichyldiphosphatase 1 isoform X1 has protein sequence MAADGLCSLPASWRPVTLTHVEYPAGDLSGHVLAYLSLSPVFVIVGFVTLIIFKRELHTVSLPPATTLYLLPRNKEEETAASQQISFLGGLGLNEGVNWLIKHVFQEPRPCGGLHMAVSTKYGMPSSHSQFMWFFSVYSFLFLYLRMHQTNNARFLDLLWRHVLSLSLLTTALLVSYSRVYLLYHTWSQVVYGGIAGSLMAIAWFVFTQEVLTPLFPRIAAWPVSEFFLIRDTSLIPNVLWFEYTVTRAEARNRQRKLGTKLQ, from the exons ATGGCAGCGGACGGATTGTGCTCGCTCCCCGCTTCATGGCGGCCGGTGACCCTCACCCACGTCGAATATCCTGCAG GTGATCTCTCAGGCCACGTCCTTGCCTACCTGAGCCTTAGCCCTGTGTTTGTCATTGTTGGTTTCGTGACCCTCATCATATTCAAGCGGGAGTTGCACACGGTGAGTCTGCCCCCCGCCACCACCCTTTACCTGCTCCCCAGAAACAAGGAAGAGGAAACTGCGGCCTCCCAG CAGATCTCATTCCTTGGGGGCTTGGGACTGAACGAGGGGGTCAACTGGCTGATCAAACACGTCTTCCAGGAGCCACGGCCCTGTGGAG GTCTCCACATGGCAGTGAGCACTAAATATGGGATGCCCTCCAGCCATTCCCAGTTTATGTGGTTCttctccgtgtattccttccttttcctgtaTTTAAG AATGCATCAAACAAACAACGCCAGGTTCCTGGACTTGCTATGGAGGCACGTGCTCTCCCTGAGTCTCCTCACTACGGCCTTACTAGTCTCCTATAGCAG GGTCTACCTGCTGTACCACACCTGGAGCCAGGTGGTCTATGGGGGCATCGCTGGGAGCCTCATGGCCATCGCCTGGTTCGTCTTCACCCAGGAGGTCCTCACTCCGCTGTTTCCCAGGATAGCAGCCTG GCCTGTCTCTGAGTTCTTCCTAATCCGAGATACAAGCCTCATTCCCAACGTGCTCTGGTTTGAGTACACAGTAACGCGGGCAGAAGCCAG GAACAGACAGCGCAAGCTGGGGACAAAACTACAGTGA
- the DOLPP1 gene encoding dolichyldiphosphatase 1 isoform X3 has protein sequence MAADGLCSLPASWRPVTLTHVEYPAGDLSGHVLAYLSLSPVFVIVGFVTLIIFKRELHTVSLPPATTLYLLPRNKEEETAASQQISFLGGLGLNEGVNWLIKHVFQEPRPCGGLHMAVSTKYGMPSSHSQFMWFFSVYSFLFLYLRMHQTNNARFLDLLWRHVLSLSLLTTALLVSYSRVYLLYHTWSQVVYGGIAGSLMAIAWFVFTQEVLTPLFPRIAAWPVSEFFLIRDTSLIPNVLWFEYTVTRAEAR, from the exons ATGGCAGCGGACGGATTGTGCTCGCTCCCCGCTTCATGGCGGCCGGTGACCCTCACCCACGTCGAATATCCTGCAG GTGATCTCTCAGGCCACGTCCTTGCCTACCTGAGCCTTAGCCCTGTGTTTGTCATTGTTGGTTTCGTGACCCTCATCATATTCAAGCGGGAGTTGCACACGGTGAGTCTGCCCCCCGCCACCACCCTTTACCTGCTCCCCAGAAACAAGGAAGAGGAAACTGCGGCCTCCCAG CAGATCTCATTCCTTGGGGGCTTGGGACTGAACGAGGGGGTCAACTGGCTGATCAAACACGTCTTCCAGGAGCCACGGCCCTGTGGAG GTCTCCACATGGCAGTGAGCACTAAATATGGGATGCCCTCCAGCCATTCCCAGTTTATGTGGTTCttctccgtgtattccttccttttcctgtaTTTAAG AATGCATCAAACAAACAACGCCAGGTTCCTGGACTTGCTATGGAGGCACGTGCTCTCCCTGAGTCTCCTCACTACGGCCTTACTAGTCTCCTATAGCAG GGTCTACCTGCTGTACCACACCTGGAGCCAGGTGGTCTATGGGGGCATCGCTGGGAGCCTCATGGCCATCGCCTGGTTCGTCTTCACCCAGGAGGTCCTCACTCCGCTGTTTCCCAGGATAGCAGCCTG GCCTGTCTCTGAGTTCTTCCTAATCCGAGATACAAGCCTCATTCCCAACGTGCTCTGGTTTGAGTACACAGTAACGCGGGCAGAAGCCAG GTGA
- the DOLPP1 gene encoding dolichyldiphosphatase 1 isoform X7 encodes MAADGLCSLPASWRPVTLTHVEYPAGDLSGHVLAYLSLSPVFVIVGFVTLIIFKRELHTVSLPPATTLYLLPRNKEEETAASQQISFLGGLGLNEGVNWLIKHVFQEPRPCGGLHMAVSTKYGMPSSHSQFMWFFSVYSFLFLYLRMHQTNNARFLDLLWRHVLSLSLLTTALLVSYSRPVSEFFLIRDTSLIPNVLWFEYTVTRAEAR; translated from the exons ATGGCAGCGGACGGATTGTGCTCGCTCCCCGCTTCATGGCGGCCGGTGACCCTCACCCACGTCGAATATCCTGCAG GTGATCTCTCAGGCCACGTCCTTGCCTACCTGAGCCTTAGCCCTGTGTTTGTCATTGTTGGTTTCGTGACCCTCATCATATTCAAGCGGGAGTTGCACACGGTGAGTCTGCCCCCCGCCACCACCCTTTACCTGCTCCCCAGAAACAAGGAAGAGGAAACTGCGGCCTCCCAG CAGATCTCATTCCTTGGGGGCTTGGGACTGAACGAGGGGGTCAACTGGCTGATCAAACACGTCTTCCAGGAGCCACGGCCCTGTGGAG GTCTCCACATGGCAGTGAGCACTAAATATGGGATGCCCTCCAGCCATTCCCAGTTTATGTGGTTCttctccgtgtattccttccttttcctgtaTTTAAG AATGCATCAAACAAACAACGCCAGGTTCCTGGACTTGCTATGGAGGCACGTGCTCTCCCTGAGTCTCCTCACTACGGCCTTACTAGTCTCCTATAGCAG GCCTGTCTCTGAGTTCTTCCTAATCCGAGATACAAGCCTCATTCCCAACGTGCTCTGGTTTGAGTACACAGTAACGCGGGCAGAAGCCAG GTGA